In Desulfomonile tiedjei DSM 6799, a genomic segment contains:
- the metX gene encoding homoserine O-acetyltransferase MetX: protein MSFEPIKEYADSDGGYGSVVTEYADFDGITLESGVFMGPLRVAYETYGTLSPEKDNAVLILHALSGDAHAAGIDANGRVGWWDALIGPGKGIDTNKYFVISSNCLGGCKGTTGPPSTNPATGKPYGRSFPLITIGDMVNVQAKLVQHLGIEKLHNVIGGSMGGMQALEWAVRHPKAVKSAVVIAATARLSPQGIAFNWVGRNAIYSDPATACLEPAPGHVYQRMGQGLAVARMIGHITYLSEETMEAKFGRKLRLKDMNGYRYSFGENGKEDGEFEVESYLQHQGSSFMRRFDEDSYVIITKAIDYFDLAGADGDLVTSFKDIEAKMMILSFSSDWLYPTSMSLAMVRALQAGKKHVSFLELDLPYGHDSFLVNAGIPKLTRIVRGFLDNV, encoded by the coding sequence ATGTCATTTGAACCGATAAAAGAATACGCCGATTCGGATGGCGGATATGGCAGCGTCGTTACGGAGTACGCAGATTTTGACGGAATCACTCTCGAATCCGGTGTGTTTATGGGCCCGCTCAGAGTTGCGTACGAAACCTATGGAACGCTCTCTCCGGAGAAGGATAACGCGGTACTCATACTCCACGCGCTGTCCGGCGACGCGCATGCAGCAGGAATCGATGCGAACGGCAGAGTCGGTTGGTGGGACGCGTTGATAGGCCCGGGCAAAGGAATCGACACCAACAAGTATTTTGTCATCAGCTCGAACTGTCTCGGCGGATGCAAAGGTACAACGGGCCCCCCCAGCACCAATCCTGCCACAGGCAAACCGTACGGCCGCTCGTTTCCGCTTATCACCATAGGTGACATGGTAAACGTCCAGGCCAAGCTCGTACAACATCTGGGAATTGAGAAGCTGCACAATGTGATAGGCGGCTCAATGGGCGGAATGCAGGCTCTCGAATGGGCGGTGCGGCACCCCAAAGCCGTGAAATCTGCTGTTGTGATTGCAGCCACTGCGAGGCTTTCTCCCCAGGGCATAGCGTTCAACTGGGTAGGACGCAATGCCATATATAGCGATCCCGCAACAGCCTGCCTTGAACCTGCTCCAGGTCATGTATACCAACGAATGGGACAGGGACTCGCTGTAGCTCGGATGATAGGACACATCACGTATCTTTCGGAAGAAACCATGGAGGCCAAATTCGGCCGTAAGCTCCGGTTGAAAGATATGAACGGGTATCGATACAGTTTTGGCGAAAACGGCAAGGAAGACGGCGAATTTGAGGTTGAATCATACCTGCAGCATCAGGGAAGCAGTTTTATGCGCAGGTTCGATGAGGATTCATACGTAATTATTACAAAGGCCATAGATTATTTCGATCTTGCCGGAGCCGACGGCGATCTTGTCACCTCCTTCAAAGATATTGAAGCGAAAATGATGATTCTCTCTTTCAGTTCGGATTGGCTGTATCCCACATCCATGTCGCTGGCGATGGTTCGCGCTCTGCAGGCAGGGAAGAAACACGTGTCCTTCCTGGAACTCGATTTGCCGTACGGACATGATTCGTTTCTGGTAAATGCCGGTATTCCGAAACTCACTCGCATCGTAAGGGGATTTCTGGACAATGTCTAA
- the metW gene encoding methionine biosynthesis protein MetW, producing MSNPSQVRNAFHQFEVGFEIIADLITPGTRVLDLGCGSGSLLEILRDKKDVEGCGVELDQEKVIRCVERGIRVMSLDLDQGLVGFPDLSYEYVVLSRTLQQLTNPERVVREMLRVGSKSIIAFPNYGHWRVGLVHLISGRTPTSHTYPDPWYNSPDIHRITINDFKDFVRTIGGRIEKEIYIKNNVRCSNLFLPNMRADWGCFQISTK from the coding sequence ATGTCTAATCCTTCACAGGTGCGTAACGCGTTTCATCAGTTCGAAGTAGGCTTCGAGATCATTGCCGACCTGATTACTCCCGGCACACGAGTTCTTGACCTTGGATGCGGTTCCGGAAGTCTCCTGGAGATTTTGCGGGACAAGAAAGATGTAGAAGGGTGCGGAGTCGAACTGGATCAGGAAAAAGTCATCCGATGCGTCGAGAGAGGTATACGGGTGATGTCGCTTGACTTGGATCAGGGATTGGTAGGATTTCCGGACCTCAGTTATGAATACGTGGTGTTGAGCCGAACTCTGCAACAGTTGACGAATCCCGAGCGAGTCGTGCGAGAAATGCTCAGGGTTGGATCCAAGTCAATTATAGCGTTTCCGAATTACGGCCACTGGCGAGTAGGACTGGTACACCTTATATCCGGCCGCACACCGACTTCCCATACGTACCCGGATCCGTGGTACAATTCTCCCGATATACACCGTATTACGATAAACGATTTCAAAGACTTTGTACGAACTATCGGCGGTCGAATAGAAAAAGAGATATACATCAAAAACAACGTTCGGTGTTCCAACCTCTTTTTACCGAATATGCGAGCTGACTGGGGCTGCTTTCAGATCTCGACCAAATAA